The DNA window CTGAATGTCACGCTGGAAGACGGTGCCAAGGCGCCGCTCGACGAGGCGCGGCTCGCTGCAATCGTCGCGGAAGCCTGCGAGGGACTGGAGGCGGTCTCAGCCGAGGCGATCCTGTCCGAGGCGCGGCGCAATCTCTATGACGGCATCACGCTGGACGAGCTTTCGCTGGCGCCGATCCTCGCGGCGCGCACGCTGGTGGAGACGGAGCCGAACTACAGCCAGGTGAGCGCGCGGCTGCTTCTCGACAAGCTGCGCCGCGAGGCGCTGACCTTCGTGGAAGGCCGGCCCGCCCTGGCGACCCAAGCCGAGATGGCGAAGCGTTATCCCGACTATTTCGAGGGCTTCATCACGGCCGGTATCGAGGCGGAGATGATCGACCCCGAGCTCGGCCGCTTCGACCTGAAGAAGATCAGTGCCGCGCTCAAGCCGGAACGCGACCTGCAGTTCCAATATCTAGGGCTCCAGACGCTCTATGACCGCTACTTCCTGCACAAGGACGAGGTCCGCTTCGAGCTGCCGCAGGCCTTCTTCATGCGCGTGGCCATGGGATTGGCCGTGCGCGAGATCGACCGCGAGGCGAGGGCGATCGAGTTTTACGACCTCATCTCCTCCTTCGATTTCATGTGCTCGACGCCGACGCTCTTCAACGCCGGCACGCTGCGCCCGCAGCTTTCCTCCTGTTTCCTGACCACCGTTTCCGACGATCTCGATGGCATTTTCAAAGCCGTCAAGGACAATGCGCTCCTGGCAAAATACTCCGGCGGGCTCGGCAACGACTGGACGCCGGTGCGCGGGCTGGGAGCCCGCATCAAGGGTACCAATGGCAAGAGCCAGGGCATCGTCCCCTTCCTGAAGGTGGCGAACGACACGGCGATTGCCGTCAACCAGGGCGGCAAGCGAAAGGGCGCGGTGTGCGCTTATCTCGAAACCTGGCACGTGGACATCGAGGAGTTCCTCGACCTCCGCAAGAACACGGGCGACGACCGCCGCCGCACGCATGACATGAACACGGCCAACTGGGTGCCGGACCTCTTCATGGAGCGCGTGGAAGCAGACGGGGAGTGGACGCTGTTCTCGCCCAACGAGACGCCGGACCTGCACGACCTCTACGGGCCAGCCTTCAAGGCGGCTTATGAAGAATACGAGGCGAAGGGGGCGCGCGGCGAGATCCGCGTGTACAAGAAGGTGCGCGCGGTGGAACTGTGGCGGCGCATGCTCACCATGCTCTTCGAGACGGGGCATCCCTGGATTACTTTCAAGGACCCGTGCAACCTCCGCTCGCCGCAACGGCATGCAGGCGTGGTGCATTCCTCCAATCTCTGCACGGAGATCACGCTCAACACGTCGAAGGACGAGGTGGCGGTGTGCAATCTCGGCTCCGTCAATCTCGCCGCGCATGTGGGCGAGAAGGGGCTCGACATGGAGAAGCTCGCGCGAACGGTCTCGACCGCGATGCGCATGCTCGACAATGTTGTCGACATCAACTTCTATACGATCCCCGAGGCGCGGCGCTCGAACCTGCGCCATCGGCCGGTGGGGCTCGGCCTCATGGGCTTCCAGGACGCACTGCAGACGCTGAGATTGCCTTATGCGTCAGAGGCGGCGGTGGAGTTCGCCGACCGCTCGATGGAGGCGATCGCCTACCATGCCATCTCCGCCTCGGTCGATCTGGCGGAGGAGCGCGGGGCCTATGCGAGCTTCCAGGGCTCGCTCTGGTCGAAGGGCGTGCTGCCCATCGATTCTGTCGGCTATGTGGCCGAATCCCGCGGCTTCGACGGGATGGACCGGACGACGACGCTCGATTGGGACGGCCTGCGTGCCAGGGTGGTGGAGCACGGCATGCGCAACTCCAACACGATGGCGATCGCGCCGACGGCGACCATCTCGAATATCTGCGGGGTAAGCCAGTCGATCGAGCCCGCCTACCAGAACCTGTTCGTGAAATCGAACATGTCCGGTGATTTCACCGTGGTGAACGCCACGCTCGTGCGCGACCTCAAGGCGCGCGGGCTGTGGGACGAGGTGATGGTCTCGGACCTGAAATACTACGATGGCTCGCTAGGCCAGATCGACCGTGTGCCGGACGACCTGAAGGCGCTCTACGCCACGGCCTTCGAGATCGATACGGCC is part of the Chelativorans sp. AA-79 genome and encodes:
- a CDS encoding ribonucleoside-diphosphate reductase subunit alpha, whose amino-acid sequence is MPLQMSERAEPGSRHSYRVIRRNGSVTPFDPGKISLALTRAFLAVEGSTAAGSRRVHEVVEELADQVVAALTRRGEAGRTFHIEEIQDQVELALMRSGHHKIARAYVLYREARARERQASRAVETAQPTLNVTLEDGAKAPLDEARLAAIVAEACEGLEAVSAEAILSEARRNLYDGITLDELSLAPILAARTLVETEPNYSQVSARLLLDKLRREALTFVEGRPALATQAEMAKRYPDYFEGFITAGIEAEMIDPELGRFDLKKISAALKPERDLQFQYLGLQTLYDRYFLHKDEVRFELPQAFFMRVAMGLAVREIDREARAIEFYDLISSFDFMCSTPTLFNAGTLRPQLSSCFLTTVSDDLDGIFKAVKDNALLAKYSGGLGNDWTPVRGLGARIKGTNGKSQGIVPFLKVANDTAIAVNQGGKRKGAVCAYLETWHVDIEEFLDLRKNTGDDRRRTHDMNTANWVPDLFMERVEADGEWTLFSPNETPDLHDLYGPAFKAAYEEYEAKGARGEIRVYKKVRAVELWRRMLTMLFETGHPWITFKDPCNLRSPQRHAGVVHSSNLCTEITLNTSKDEVAVCNLGSVNLAAHVGEKGLDMEKLARTVSTAMRMLDNVVDINFYTIPEARRSNLRHRPVGLGLMGFQDALQTLRLPYASEAAVEFADRSMEAIAYHAISASVDLAEERGAYASFQGSLWSKGVLPIDSVGYVAESRGFDGMDRTTTLDWDGLRARVVEHGMRNSNTMAIAPTATISNICGVSQSIEPAYQNLFVKSNMSGDFTVVNATLVRDLKARGLWDEVMVSDLKYYDGSLGQIDRVPDDLKALYATAFEIDTAWLIEAASRRQKWIDQAQSLNLYIANPSGKKLDELYRLAWRKGLKTTYYLRSRSATHVEKSTLKRSDGKLNAVAVTPQPAFDLDGVKACAIDDPECEACQ